The Gemmatimonadaceae bacterium DNA segment GAGGCGGCCGATCGCGCCATCGGTGGATTCTCGAAGGGCATGCGGCAGCGCACGAAGCTCGCGGCGGCGCTGGTGCATGAGCCCACGCTGCTGCTGCTCGACGAGCCGTTCAACGGCCTCGATCCGCGGCAGCGCCTGCACATGATGCAGCTGCTCGAGGCGCGCGCCGCCGAAGGGACGGCGGTGTTGCTGTCGAGTCACATCCTGGAAGAGATCGAGGATGTCGCCGCGCGCATTCTGGTGGTGCTGTCGGGGCGGTTGGCGGCCAGCGGTGATCATCGCACGCTGCGCCGCCTCATGACCGATCGCCCGCACACGGTGCGGGTGCGGGCCAGCAACGTGCGCGCGCTGGCCCCGGCTCTCGTGGGCGACGCGAGTGTCATCGGGGTGGACGTGGAGGGCACGGCGCTGGTGGTGCGTACCACCGACTTCACCGCGTTCTCGCGCCTCGTGGCGCGCGCCGCGCAGGCGGCGCAGGTCACGCTGACGGAAGTGCAGCCCACCGATGAGTCGCTCGAGCACGTCTTTGCGTATCTGGTGAACCGATGAGTGCTTCTGCCACGACGCCCCGC contains these protein-coding regions:
- a CDS encoding ABC transporter ATP-binding protein; translated protein: MSAPPLVFENVSHWYGDVVAVNDISATVNAGITGLLGPNGAGKSTLLQLAAGLVRPSSGVVRVYGTEPVERPEVFRQVALVPEREAMPGMLTPRQFVEARATLLGVRDVKDAAKRAIATVDLEEAADRAIGGFSKGMRQRTKLAAALVHEPTLLLLDEPFNGLDPRQRLHMMQLLEARAAEGTAVLLSSHILEEIEDVAARILVVLSGRLAASGDHRTLRRLMTDRPHTVRVRASNVRALAPALVGDASVIGVDVEGTALVVRTTDFTAFSRLVARAAQAAQVTLTEVQPTDESLEHVFAYLVNR